A stretch of DNA from Staphylococcus sp. KG4-3:
GATGAATTAGGTATTTTAAAAAATGGTGTTTTCACTCATGAAATTGACCAAGGTATGATTTATGAAGACGAAATGAAAAGAAGTTATTTGAGAGGGGCTTTTCTTGCAGGCGGCTCGGTTAATAATCCAGAAACATCTTCTTACCATCTTGAAATCTTTTCATTGTATGAAGATCATTCTGAAGGAATTACACAATTGATGAATGAATATGAATTAAACGCCAAGCACCTTGAACGAAAAAAAGGAAGTATCGCATATCTAAAAGAAGCGGAAAAAATATCAGACTTTCTCAGTTTAATTGGTGGTTTCCAAGCATTGTTAAAATTCGAAGATGTGCGTATCGTACGTGATATGAGGAATTCTGTTAATAGGCTTGTGAATTGTGAAACGGCAAATTTAAATAAAACAGTAAGTGCTGCAATGAAGCACGTTGAAAGTATTCACCTCATTGATAAAGAAATAGGGTTAGACAATTTACCTGATAGATTACGTGAAATCGCAAAATTAAGAATAGAACATCAAGAAGTTTCACTAAAAGAACTCGGTGAAATGATGTCTACTGGAAAGATATCTAAATCTGGTGTAAATCATCGTCTGCGTAAATTAAATGAAATGGCTGACAA
This window harbors:
- the whiA gene encoding DNA-binding protein WhiA; amino-acid sequence: MSFASDMKNELTRIEVDEKNAKAELSALIRMNGALSLSNQQFVINVQTENATTARRIYSLIKKVFNVEVELLVRKKMKLKKNNIYICRIKARAREILDELGILKNGVFTHEIDQGMIYEDEMKRSYLRGAFLAGGSVNNPETSSYHLEIFSLYEDHSEGITQLMNEYELNAKHLERKKGSIAYLKEAEKISDFLSLIGGFQALLKFEDVRIVRDMRNSVNRLVNCETANLNKTVSAAMKHVESIHLIDKEIGLDNLPDRLREIAKLRIEHQEVSLKELGEMMSTGKISKSGVNHRLRKLNEMADKIRSGESIEL